AAAAAAATTCACTTATTCGACCATTGCCCTCCAAGAAACTCAAGCATATTTAATCGAAGCATCGAGCCTTCAAGCAATTTTAAAAGAAAATGCAGCCTTTGCTTATAATGTCATTGAGCAATATTGTAAAGAAAACAAACGTATATTAGATGTTCTACACCATCAAACTTTTAAACAAATGTATGCACGCTTAGCCTCTACCCTTTTATACTTAAACGATTTTAAAATATTTTCTATTTTTTCGATATTAACTCGAAAAGAAATAGCTGCTTTTGCAGGTTTATCAACAGAAAGTACCATTAAATTGCTTAAAGAATTTGAGCAAGAAAAAATTATACGCCTCAACGATAAAGAAATCGATATAATAAACATAAACACACTTATTAAATACTCTCAAATGTAAAACTATGAACTATCAAGAAGCTATTAATTATCTATACAACAAAGCTCCTATGTTTACTAAAGTTGGCAAATCTGCATATAAAGCTAACTTAAACAATAGCATTCAACTTGACCATTATTTTAAACAACCTCATTCTGCATACAAAACAATTCACGTAGCAGGTACCAATGGTAAAGGAAGCGTATCGCATACCATTGCTGCCATATTACAAGAAGCAGGTTACAAAGTAGGATTATATACCTCACCACACCTTAAAGATTTTAGAGAACGAATAAAAATAAACGGAATACAAATTAGCGAAAACGATGTAATTGAGTTTATTGAACAACATAAAAACATCATCGAAACCATAGAACCTTCATTTTTCGAAATTACAACCTTTTTAGCATTTGAATATTTTAAAAATCAACAAGTAGAAATAGCAGTAATAGAAACTGGCTTAGGAGGCAGACTCGATACTACCAATCTAATACAGCCTAATTTGAGCATTATAACCAACATTGGTTGGGATCACGCCGATTTACTTGGTAATTCATTAGAATCGATCGCCCAAGAAAAAGCAGGTATCATTAAAAAAAATATTCCCGTTATAATTGGTGAACATCAAACAGGTATTGACAATATTTTTATTGATAAAGCCGATAACATAAATGCAACGATATACTTTGCACCTGACGATTATTTCATAAAAAGCTCCTTTATTACTCAAAATCAATTACTCCAACTCGAGATTTTAAAAAATTTTAAACCCTATTTACCTGGATTAAAATTTCAGCTAATAGGAAAGTACCAAATCTATAACGTACCTACTATACTAAAAGCCATCGATATACTCACCGAACAAGGTTTCAAAATAAGCGAGAACAACATCTATAGAGCCTTTAAAAACATTGTAGACCTTACAGGACTTTATGGCCGATGGCAAATTTTAAAACAAAAACCATTGGTAATTTGCGATATTGGGCACAATTTCTCTGGATTAAAATGGAACTTGGAACATCTCGCAGAAATAAAAAAAGAAAGACTATTTTTTGTACTCGGTTTTGTTAAAGATAAAGACATTGAAAAAATATTATCATTGTTTCCTACTCATGCACAATATATATATACTCAAGCATCACTACCAAGATCATTGCCAGCAGAAGAATTAAACAAAATAGCCGCCAAAAAAGGTCTTAATGGAATAGTCATTCCTAATGTCCAAAAAGCTTATAATTATGCTTTACAACAAGCTCTCCATAACGATATTATTTATATTGGTGGAAGTACCTTTGTTGTTGCTGAAATACTATAACAATATTCTATTTATTAACTTTCTGATTTCATAAGTTTCAGTTATATAAATCAAAAAATTGAAAAGGTACAATCAAAATAAAAATTATACGACAATTTAAATGTATTTATCACAATATCAATTAAATAATAACTATTAAAACCCTCTATTTAAATTCTGCTCAGTATAGCTTAGAAAAATTTTCTAACTTTATATGTTTTGATTTGATAGATTTTTTATAAATTCGTGCCTTCAAATTTTTAGAATTAAATGTAAGTAAAAATGGCAACATTACAAACAATTAGAAACCGAGCTGGCGTTCTTGTCGCAATTATTATCGGATTATCTTTATTAGCGTTTATTTTAAATGACCTTATTTACAACAATAGGCTTTTTAATTCAGGTCCAAGTGATGAGGTAGCTGAAATTAGTGGCGAATCCATTTCAATTAAAGAATACGAATCGATAGTAAATGAGCTTACCGAAAACTACTTACGCAATACTAACCAAGAAACAGTTCCCGATGAAAATATTAGTCAACAAATAAGGGATCAGGCTTGGGATATTTTAATTACCAACCATGTTTTAGCCAATAAATTACCCGATTTAGGCATAGCTGTTCATCCCGACGAACTACAAGATATGATTGTAGGTTCTAATATTGACCCACAAATACTTCAAATTCCCATTTTTAAAAACCAACAAACAGGGATGTTCGATCCCAATTTGGTACGTCAATTTATTGCCAATATGGACAAAGACCCTAGTGGCAATGCACGCTTAAGCTGGGTTGCTTTCGAAAAAGAACTTGAACATCAAAAATTATTAAAAAAATATTATACCGCTGTAAAAAAAGGCATGTACATTACTTCGGTTGAAGCTAAACAATTAGCCGAAGAAGCTTCTACTCAGAATGATATTCAAATGATATTAAAACGCTATTCCGATATTAACGATTCAAGTATAACAGTTACCGACGACGAAATTGAAAAATACTACCAAGAACATCAATATTTATTTGAACAAGAAGAATCGAGAGATATTGATTATATTGTATTCGACGTCAAACCTTCGCCTGCCGATATGCAAGCATTACAACAAAAAATGCAAGATATTAAAGACCGCTTTACAACTGCCGAAAATGTTGAAGAATTTGTTAATCAAAACTCCGATGTTCCATATTCAGAAAACTATTATGCTAAAGGCGAATTGTCGCCTGTAATTGATAGCTTAATATTTACCCAACAACCCGGTTTTATTTACGGTCCCTACATTGATGGCGAAAATTATATGGTAGCCAAATTAGTAGCTTTTAAAAATC
This portion of the Bacteroidales bacterium genome encodes:
- a CDS encoding Crp/Fnr family transcriptional regulator, with the translated sequence MKTITETDTHFICEIDAPSFQLLTPTQVELIRSSKTQVIFHKGENLTKQGTFSSYILFIINGIVKKHIEASNDRYINLSIHTKNEMIGLSSLFQQKKFTYSTIALQETQAYLIEASSLQAILKENAAFAYNVIEQYCKENKRILDVLHHQTFKQMYARLASTLLYLNDFKIFSIFSILTRKEIAAFAGLSTESTIKLLKEFEQEKIIRLNDKEIDIININTLIKYSQM
- a CDS encoding bifunctional folylpolyglutamate synthase/dihydrofolate synthase, which gives rise to MNYQEAINYLYNKAPMFTKVGKSAYKANLNNSIQLDHYFKQPHSAYKTIHVAGTNGKGSVSHTIAAILQEAGYKVGLYTSPHLKDFRERIKINGIQISENDVIEFIEQHKNIIETIEPSFFEITTFLAFEYFKNQQVEIAVIETGLGGRLDTTNLIQPNLSIITNIGWDHADLLGNSLESIAQEKAGIIKKNIPVIIGEHQTGIDNIFIDKADNINATIYFAPDDYFIKSSFITQNQLLQLEILKNFKPYLPGLKFQLIGKYQIYNVPTILKAIDILTEQGFKISENNIYRAFKNIVDLTGLYGRWQILKQKPLVICDIGHNFSGLKWNLEHLAEIKKERLFFVLGFVKDKDIEKILSLFPTHAQYIYTQASLPRSLPAEELNKIAAKKGLNGIVIPNVQKAYNYALQQALHNDIIYIGGSTFVVAEIL